The DNA sequence GCCCAATGGCGTAAAATCTGGCGAAACCGTCAAGGTGCGCGGCGCAAGCTTTTTCGAGTTCCGGGACGATCTGCTGTGCCGGATCGCGGATTACAGCTAGGCGAATGCAGCAGGCGAACGACTTTCTGGAAGAAACGCGCGCACTGGCGGACGTGATCGCGCCGCTCTCAGATGAAGACTACCTTCAGAAAACGGCGTTCAAGGCCTGGACCATCGACATGGTGCTGCGCCATTTGCATTTCTGGAACATGGCGGCGCTCCTTTCCGTCACGGATGAATTTGCGTTCGACACGCTCGTCATGGGCCTGACGGATGCATTGCGTGCCGGTTCCCTGCCCGATCACGAGAAAGCCTATCTGGATGGCCTGTCCGGCCGGGCGCTGCGCGACGCCTGGCTGATCAAGGCTGGCGAGACAGCAGACGTTTTTGCGGGTATTGATCCGTCCCGCAGGCTGAAATGGGTTGGCCCGAGCATGAGTGCGCGCTCATCCATCACGGCCCGCCTGATGGAAACCTGGGCGCACGGTCAGGAGGTCTACGACCAGCTCGGCTCTGTTCGCTTGAACAAGGACCGGATCCGGAACATCGTCGTGCTGGGCGTGAACACCTATGGCTGGACGTTTTCGAACCGGAAACAGCCGGTGCCGGAACCAATGCCTTACCTGGTACTGACATCGCCCTCGGGTGAAATCTGGACCTATGGGGAAGACCAGGCCGACAATCGAATCGAAGGGGCCGCCGAGGAATTCTGCCAGGTGGTCACACAGGTTCGGAATGTAGCGGACACCCGGCTCACCGTTCTGGGCGCGAATGCCACGTCCTGGATGGAGCAGGCCCAATGTTTCGCCGGCCCGCCGCAACCGCCTCCGGCACCGGGCACGCGCCGTATCCGCGAGCGCTTCTAGAGTTCCGCGACGATCGCGTCCGTCATCTGGCTGGTGGAAAGACCGCCACCAAGATCCCGGGTGCGGGCCCCCTTCTCGAGCGCCTTGCCGACGGCAGCGAACAACGCGTCAGCCACTTTCTCACGGCCCAGAGACCAGCGCAGGGCCATTTCCAGCGACAGAATGGCTGCACACGGATTGGCTACACCCTGCCCGGCAATGTCCGGCGCCGAACCGTGCACCGGTTCATACAGGCCAGGCGTGCCTTCCGCGCCCAGAGACGCCGATGGCAGCATCCCAATCGAACCTGTCAGCATGGCCGCTGCGTCGGACAGGATGTCTCCAAAAAGATTGTCAGCCAGGATCACGTCGAACTGTTTCGGCGCGCGCACCAGTTCCATCGCGCACGCATCTGCGTACATATGGCTGAGATCAACACCGGCGCCCAGTTCAGCATGTGCCAAGGTGACTTCCTGTCGCCAGAACAGGCCGGATTCCATGACATTGGACTTCTCGACCGAACAGACCCGTCCGGACCGGCCCCGGGCAATATCGAACGCAACGCGGGTAACGCGCTCGATCTCGGGATGGGTATAGATCGCCGTGTCGTACCCCCGGCGCAAACCACCCTTCTCATCAATGCCCCGCGGTGTTCCAAAATAGACGCCACCTGTCAGCTCCCGGACAATCATGATGTCCAGACCTTCGACGAACTCCGGCTTCAGGCTGGACGCGCTGACCAGCGCCGGGAAGCAGAAGGCGGGACGGAGATTGGCGAAGACATCCAGCCCCTTGCGCAATGCCAGCAGACCTGCTTCCGGCCGCTTGTCCCGCGCCGCGTCCGTCCATTTCGGGCCGCCAACTGCGCCCAGCAGGACAGCATCGGATTTGCGCGCCTGCTCCAGCGTGTCGTCGGTCAGCGGAGTGCCGTGCGCGTCAAACGAGGCGCCCCCGACAAGACCGGTCTCGAGGTGCAGGTCCGGTACAAGGACGTCCACGAGACGCCGGACTTCTGCAATGACTTCCGGTCCGATGCCATCTCCGGGCAACAGCAAGAGGGTCTGTTTCACAGGGGGCACTCCACTTAATTCTGGTGGTATCTGGTATTGCGACGTCTAGTACCGAAACGGCCTAAATGCCGCAAGCAGGCTACATTCGGGGATCACGGCCCGAAGGTGTGTAGCGGCTGTCGATCTTTTCCTTGAACTCTTTTGCCTGTTCCTTGTTGCGCTCGTCAATTTCTGCCCACGTAGCCTTGTTGTTGCAAATGCGCTTCGGCAGCATCGACCCAAATTCCTTGATGGAGCGGCACTCCTTCTTCGCACCCTCTTCCAGCGACATTTCCGTACTGGCGGGCGTACTTGTACAGGCTGAAACCGAAAACAGCATTCCGGCGATAATGGCAGGCATAGCCAGCTTCATGAGAAACTCCAAGGCAGGGGGAAAGGTGCTGGAAAACAGGTACGCTGGCTAACAGCCGGGCGCAACGGGTTAGATGGCCTGGCCCTTGCGTCAGATCGGCTCAGAGTGTCTGAAGCACAAGATTTTCATTGTCGGGGACGCGTGGGGATCGAGACCTCCTTGGGTGGAATGGGCAAGTACCGGTCATTCACAGCACGATCAAAATTTTCTGCCTGCTCCTTGTTGCGGGCTTCAATTGCGGCCCAAGTTGCCTTGTTATTGCACACACGCTTCGGAAGGATTGTCCCGGATTGCTGAACATTCCTGCATTCGATCCTGGCCCCCTCTTCAAGGGTCATTTCCTGTCCAGGATGAGAACTTGCACAGGCCGCGCATATGGCAACCAATGCAATGCCGGAGGCGATCACGGACAAACGCATCACTCTGTCTCCTGCGATATTCGCAATATCAGGATATCACGTCCCAACTTTTGAGGGAAATCAATCGCCCGGCAAGCTGGAGGCCACACCACGTGTGGCGTCTGCGGCCGGATCAGGTGCCGATTGGTCAGATTCGTCTTCCGGCAGGGTTATGTCGACTTCCGGCTCGAGGCCGAACGGGTCGGTGTGGCAGGCAGGCAGGCTGCCGAGTGTCGCCATCACCACAACAAGGACGGCATGCCGTCTCATGCGGATGTTTCCAGCCATGGCATCGAAACCCGGCGCCGGGCTTCGAACGCATCGATGTCTCCTTCGGCCATCATGGAAGTGCCGATCTCGTCCAGTCCCGCCATCAGGTTTGCCTTGCGGCCGGCATCCACGTCGAACTCGAAAACCTCGCCATCCGGCGCAGTCACGGTCTGCGAAGCCAGATCCACCATGAACACATGATTGCTGCCACCGGCCTGCTCGGCCAGTTTCTGGCAGGCATCGACCGGAAGTCTTACGGGAAGAATGCCGTTCTTGTAGCAATTGTTGTGGAAGATGTCGGCAAAGCTGGGCGCGATCACGCAGGTAATGCCCTGGTCCAGAAGCGCCCAGGGCGCATGCTCGCGCGAGGATCCGCACCCGAAATTCTCGCCGGCAATCAGAATGCTCGCCTTGGCATATTCCGGCCGGTTCAGCACGAAATCAGGGTTTGGAGAGCCATCGGAGCGCGTTTTCAGCTCGTGGAACAAACCTTTTGAAAGTCCGGTCCGTTCGGTGGTCTTCAGGAATTGCTTCGGAATGATCATGTCGGTGTCGACATTCGACATCGGCTTGCCCTTCTCCAGAAGGGGCGC is a window from the Hyphomonas sp. genome containing:
- a CDS encoding TIGR03084 family metal-binding protein, whose translation is MQQANDFLEETRALADVIAPLSDEDYLQKTAFKAWTIDMVLRHLHFWNMAALLSVTDEFAFDTLVMGLTDALRAGSLPDHEKAYLDGLSGRALRDAWLIKAGETADVFAGIDPSRRLKWVGPSMSARSSITARLMETWAHGQEVYDQLGSVRLNKDRIRNIVVLGVNTYGWTFSNRKQPVPEPMPYLVLTSPSGEIWTYGEDQADNRIEGAAEEFCQVVTQVRNVADTRLTVLGANATSWMEQAQCFAGPPQPPPAPGTRRIRERF
- the leuB gene encoding 3-isopropylmalate dehydrogenase, with the protein product MKQTLLLLPGDGIGPEVIAEVRRLVDVLVPDLHLETGLVGGASFDAHGTPLTDDTLEQARKSDAVLLGAVGGPKWTDAARDKRPEAGLLALRKGLDVFANLRPAFCFPALVSASSLKPEFVEGLDIMIVRELTGGVYFGTPRGIDEKGGLRRGYDTAIYTHPEIERVTRVAFDIARGRSGRVCSVEKSNVMESGLFWRQEVTLAHAELGAGVDLSHMYADACAMELVRAPKQFDVILADNLFGDILSDAAAMLTGSIGMLPSASLGAEGTPGLYEPVHGSAPDIAGQGVANPCAAILSLEMALRWSLGREKVADALFAAVGKALEKGARTRDLGGGLSTSQMTDAIVAEL
- the leuD gene encoding 3-isopropylmalate dehydratase small subunit gives rise to the protein MKAFTQLTGTAAPLLEKGKPMSNVDTDMIIPKQFLKTTERTGLSKGLFHELKTRSDGSPNPDFVLNRPEYAKASILIAGENFGCGSSREHAPWALLDQGITCVIAPSFADIFHNNCYKNGILPVRLPVDACQKLAEQAGGSNHVFMVDLASQTVTAPDGEVFEFDVDAGRKANLMAGLDEIGTSMMAEGDIDAFEARRRVSMPWLETSA